Proteins co-encoded in one Prunus persica cultivar Lovell chromosome G6, Prunus_persica_NCBIv2, whole genome shotgun sequence genomic window:
- the LOC18774981 gene encoding vacuole membrane protein KMS1 isoform X1: MDLSDVPSSNSMDASISGLRVKQHRELESLTLTAQPLKTLKYFMLGFGQCLRQFMAKGGWLVLLIMLAGGIGMLTITIGGHQEEHIQELVRYLQFGLWWLALGVASSIGLGSGLHTFVLYLGPHIALFTMKAVQCGRVDIKSAPYDTIQLKSSPSWLDRDCSEFGDPIFLSQHSSRVPLSSILPQVQLEAILWGIGTALGELPPYFISRAARISGEKLEVMKDLDSSSTEDSGIVANRLNRIKLWLLSHTQYLNFLTILVLASVPNPLFDLAGIMCGQFGIPFWTFFLSTLIGKAFIKTHIQTVFIISVCNNQLLDLVENKLIWAFSFVPGFGLVVPDLIAKLHTVKDKYMHASPAVPSNSKEKKWDLSFSSIWNTVVWLMLMNFFIKIVTATAQSVLKEEHEKELTALSNKPHTSEQKNNGCCSQASD; the protein is encoded by the exons ATGGATCTCTCCGATGTCCCCTCGTCAAATTCCATGGACGCCTCCATCTCCG GACTGCGTGTGAAGCAGCACCGGGAACTAGAAAGCTTAACACTTACAGCGCAGCCATTAAAGACATTAAAGTATTTCATGTTGGGTTTTGGCCAATGCCTTCGACAATTTATGGCAAAAGGTGGTTGGCTTGTGCTTCTAATTATGTTAGCAGGAGGTATAGGAATGCTTACTATAACTATTGGTGGACATCAAGAAGAG CATATTCAGGAGCTTGTTCGTTATCTCCAATTCGGACTCTGGTGGCTGGCTCTTGGTGTAGCATCATCAATTGGTCTTG GATCTGGTTTGCACACATTTGTGCTGTATTTGGGGCCTCATATAGCTCTGTTTACTATGAAGGCAGTGCAGTGTGGCAGAGTTGACATAAAAAGTGCCCCATATGACACCATTCAATTGAAAAGTAGTCCTTCATGGCTGGACAGAGACTGCTCTGAATTTGGGGACCCCATATTTTTATCGCAGCACAGTTCAAGGGTTCCACTTAGCAGCATATTGCCTCAGGTTCAGTTAGAGGCTATCCTATGGGGAATCGGAACTGCACTGGGAGAGCTTCCTCCTTATTTCATATCAAGAGCTG CTCGTATATCTGGCGAAAAATTGGAAGTCATGAAAGACTTGGATTCTTCTTCAACTGAAGATAGTGGAATTGTAGCTAATCGTCTGAACCGGATCAAATTATGGCTGCTTTCTCATACACAATATCTGAACTTTTTAACTATATTAGTTCTTGCTtcg GTGCCCAACCCTCTATTTGACCTTGCCGGTATAATGTGTGGACAATTTGGCATTCCATTTTGGACGTTCTTCCTATCAACATTGATTGGAAAGGCATTTATCAAGACTCACATACAG ACAGTTTTCATAATCTCAGTTTGCAACAATCAACTTCTGGACTTGgtagaaaataaattgatttgGGCGTTCAGCTTTGTCCCtggatttggtttggttgtgcCCGACCTCATCGCCAAATTACATACTGTGAAAGACAAGTATATGCATGCCTCTCCTGCAGTGCCCTCAAACAGCAAG GAGAAAAAGTGGGACTTATCATTTAGTTCGATTTGGAACACTGTTGTGTGGCTCATGCTCATGAACTTTTTCATCAAGATTGTCACAGCAACTGCGCAAAGCGTTCTCAAGGAAGAACATGAAAAGGAGTTGACTGCATTGTCGAACAAGCCGCATACatcagaacaaaaaaataatgggtGTTGCAGCCAAGCATCCGATTGA
- the LOC18772230 gene encoding F-box protein At1g55000: MGCCGDEENDDDILNPLNPTTTTEILDFSDSTISPMNSHFSALTCRDTLRLIFEKLPIPDLARSSCVCRVWNSVASDQEIVTRAFKAPWNLKHIIGKPASGNFWRDNSLGKFAISHRIVRGDSIASLAVKYSVQVMDIKRLNNTMSEHGIYSRERLLIPISNPEMLLQATCYVEVDTCAKREVAVLYLEGGPELHKTTSNGSSSTSSCSATDLQSKKRVIESLRRSMQIDDATAHYYLTIADGDPRAALSQFSQDLRWENHLGFA; encoded by the exons ATGGGTTGCTGCGGGGACGAAGAAAACGACGACGACATCCTCAACCCTCTcaaccccaccaccaccaccgaaATCCTAGACTTCTCCGACTCCACCATATCTCCGATGAACTCTCACTTCTCGGCCTTGACTTGCCGCGACACCCTCCGCCTCATCTTCGAGAAGCTCCCGATTCCCGACCTTGCTCGCTCCAGCTGCGTCTGCCGAGTCTGGAACTCGGTCGCCTCCGATCAGGAGATCGTCACCAGAGCCTTCAAAGCCCCTTGGAATCTGAAGCATATCATCGGAAAGCCAGCGTCTGGAAACTTCTGGAGAGACAATTCTCTCGGAAAATTCGCCATCTCGCACCGGATTGTCCGTGGCGACAGCATCGCCAGTCTCGCCGTCAAGTATTCTGTTCAG GTGATGGACATAAAGCGTTTGAACAACACGATGAGCGAGCACGGAATATACTCTCGTGAGAGATTGCTGATCCCGATAAGCAATCCGGAGATGCTTTTGCAGGCTACTTGCTATGTTGAAGTGGATACTTGTGCTAAGAGAGAAGTGGCTGTGCTGTATTTGGAAGGCGGCCCTGAGCTCCACAAAACGACCAGCAATGGCAGCTCAAGCACGTCTTCTTGCTCTGCAACTGATTTGCAGAGTAAGAAGCGGGTGATTGAGTCACTGAGGAGAAGCATGCAAATTGATGATGCCACTGCTCACTACTACTTGACCATTGCTGATGGTGATCCAAGAGCTGCACTCTCTCAGTTCTCCCAGGACCTCAGATGGGAAAACCACCTGGGCTTTGCTTGA
- the LOC18774981 gene encoding vacuole membrane protein KMS1 isoform X2: MDLSDVPSSNSMDASISGLRVKQHRELESLTLTAQPLKTLKYFMLGFGQCLRQFMAKGGWLVLLIMLAGGIGMLTITIGGHQEEELVRYLQFGLWWLALGVASSIGLGSGLHTFVLYLGPHIALFTMKAVQCGRVDIKSAPYDTIQLKSSPSWLDRDCSEFGDPIFLSQHSSRVPLSSILPQVQLEAILWGIGTALGELPPYFISRAARISGEKLEVMKDLDSSSTEDSGIVANRLNRIKLWLLSHTQYLNFLTILVLASVPNPLFDLAGIMCGQFGIPFWTFFLSTLIGKAFIKTHIQTVFIISVCNNQLLDLVENKLIWAFSFVPGFGLVVPDLIAKLHTVKDKYMHASPAVPSNSKEKKWDLSFSSIWNTVVWLMLMNFFIKIVTATAQSVLKEEHEKELTALSNKPHTSEQKNNGCCSQASD; encoded by the exons ATGGATCTCTCCGATGTCCCCTCGTCAAATTCCATGGACGCCTCCATCTCCG GACTGCGTGTGAAGCAGCACCGGGAACTAGAAAGCTTAACACTTACAGCGCAGCCATTAAAGACATTAAAGTATTTCATGTTGGGTTTTGGCCAATGCCTTCGACAATTTATGGCAAAAGGTGGTTGGCTTGTGCTTCTAATTATGTTAGCAGGAGGTATAGGAATGCTTACTATAACTATTGGTGGACATCAAGAAGAG GAGCTTGTTCGTTATCTCCAATTCGGACTCTGGTGGCTGGCTCTTGGTGTAGCATCATCAATTGGTCTTG GATCTGGTTTGCACACATTTGTGCTGTATTTGGGGCCTCATATAGCTCTGTTTACTATGAAGGCAGTGCAGTGTGGCAGAGTTGACATAAAAAGTGCCCCATATGACACCATTCAATTGAAAAGTAGTCCTTCATGGCTGGACAGAGACTGCTCTGAATTTGGGGACCCCATATTTTTATCGCAGCACAGTTCAAGGGTTCCACTTAGCAGCATATTGCCTCAGGTTCAGTTAGAGGCTATCCTATGGGGAATCGGAACTGCACTGGGAGAGCTTCCTCCTTATTTCATATCAAGAGCTG CTCGTATATCTGGCGAAAAATTGGAAGTCATGAAAGACTTGGATTCTTCTTCAACTGAAGATAGTGGAATTGTAGCTAATCGTCTGAACCGGATCAAATTATGGCTGCTTTCTCATACACAATATCTGAACTTTTTAACTATATTAGTTCTTGCTtcg GTGCCCAACCCTCTATTTGACCTTGCCGGTATAATGTGTGGACAATTTGGCATTCCATTTTGGACGTTCTTCCTATCAACATTGATTGGAAAGGCATTTATCAAGACTCACATACAG ACAGTTTTCATAATCTCAGTTTGCAACAATCAACTTCTGGACTTGgtagaaaataaattgatttgGGCGTTCAGCTTTGTCCCtggatttggtttggttgtgcCCGACCTCATCGCCAAATTACATACTGTGAAAGACAAGTATATGCATGCCTCTCCTGCAGTGCCCTCAAACAGCAAG GAGAAAAAGTGGGACTTATCATTTAGTTCGATTTGGAACACTGTTGTGTGGCTCATGCTCATGAACTTTTTCATCAAGATTGTCACAGCAACTGCGCAAAGCGTTCTCAAGGAAGAACATGAAAAGGAGTTGACTGCATTGTCGAACAAGCCGCATACatcagaacaaaaaaataatgggtGTTGCAGCCAAGCATCCGATTGA
- the LOC18774104 gene encoding probable Xaa-Pro aminopeptidase P, with protein MHSLSSQVARPLCSPSSHSRYFRFLSLSLPIFHSSKSHPKIFTISPKAPLLTVRNCTSISAKPSSELRNKRSNSDSDEKLRALRELFSKPSVGIDAYIIPSQDAHQSEFIAECYMRRAYISGFTGSAGTAVVTKDKAALWTDGRYFLQAEKQLSSSWILMRAGSLGVPTTIEWLNDVLAPGGRVGIDPFLFSSDAAEELKQGIAKKNHELVFLYDKNLVDEVWNKSRPKPPNKPIRVHDLKYAGVDVASKLLSLRSELADSGSSAIVISMLDEIAWLLNLRGSDVPHSPVMYAYLIVETDKAKLFIDTSKVSTEVMDHLKNAGIELRPYDSILSEVEGLAAQGANVWLDISSVNAAIVKTFNSACERYYQSLESKTKSKTKMYDDSNGWSGGPTGIYRVSPISLAKAVKNDSELEGMRSCHLRDAAALVQFWVWMEEQIKKNVKLTEVEVADKLLEFRSAQPGFLDTSFDTISGSGANGAIIHYRAEPDSCSVVDDKKLFLLDSGGQYVDGTTDITRTVHFGEPPLRQKECFTRVLQGHIALDQAVFPENTPGFVLDAFARSSLWKIGLDYRHGTGHGVGAALNVHEGPQGISFRFGNMTPLQKGMIVSNEPGYYEDHAFGIRIENLLVVKEVDTPNRFGGIGYLGFEKLTFVPIQAKLIDLSLLSAAEFDWLNDYHSQVWEKVSPLVDGCAREWLWNNTRPLVKL; from the exons ATGCACTCACTGTCGTCACAAGTAGCTCGCCCTCTCTGCTCTCCCTCCTCACACTCTCGCTACTTCcgcttcctctctctctcgctcccCATTTTCCACAGTTCCAAATCCCACCCCAAAATTTTCACTATTTCCCCGAAAGCCCCGCTCTTGACAGTCCGAAATTGCACCTCAATCTCTGCCAAGCCCTCTTCGGAGCTCCGAAACAAGCGTTCCAATTCCGACTCCGACGAGAAGCTCCGTGCCCTCCGCGAGCTCTTCTCGAAGCCCAGTGTTGGCATCGACGCCTATATCATTCCCTCTCAGGATGCTCACCAG AGTGAGTTCATTGCTGAATGTTATATGAGGAGGGCATATATATCGGGGTTCACTGGAAGTGCTGGCACTGCAGTCGTCACAAAGGATAAAGCAGCTCTTTGGACTGATGGGCGCTATTTTCTTCAG GCTGAAAAGCAGCTAAGCTCTAGTTGGATTCTCATGAGGGCTGGTAGTCTTGGAGTTCCTACAACTATTGAATGGTTGAATGATGTTTTGGCTCCTGGTGGGAGAGTTGGCATTGATCCT tttttgttttcttccgaTGCTGCAGAGGAGTTAAAGCAGGGCATTGCTAAGAAGAATCACGAGTTAGTGTTCCTGTATGATAAAAATCTTGTGGACGAAGTATGGAACAAATCAAGACCAAAGCCTCCAAACAAACCTATTAGAGTACATGACCTAAAGTATGCTGGTGTAGATGTTGCATCCAAGTTGTTGTCTCTGAGGTCTGAACTTGCTGATTCGGGTTCGTCTGCAATAGTTATATCTATGCTTGATGAAATTGCTTGGCTGTTGAACTTG agAGGCAGTGATGTTCCACATTCACCTGTTATGTATGCATATTTGATTGTGGAGACTGATAAAGCGAAGTTATTTATAGATACTTCTAAAGTGAGCACAGAGGTGATGGATCACTTGAAGAATgcaggaattgaattgaggccATATGATTCCATTCTTTCTGAAGTCGAAGG tcTGGCAGCACAAGGGGCTAACGTTTGGTTGGATATATCTTCTGTTAATGCTGCTATTGTCAAAACCTTTAACTCTGCTTGTGAAAGATATTATCAGAGCCTTGaaagtaaaacaaaaagtaagaCTAAGATGTATGACGACTCAAATGGTTGGTCTGGAGGACCCACTGGAATTTACAGAGTGTCCCCTATTTCTTTAGCAAAGGCAGTGAAAAATGATTCTGAGTTAGAAGGCATGCGGAGTTGTCATTTAAG GGATGCTGCTGCTCTAGTGCAGTTTTGGGTTTGGATGGAAGAGCAAATTAAAAAGAATGTGAAATTAACTGAGGTAGAGGTTGCAGACAAACTTCTTGAATTTCGTTCGGCGCAGCCTGGTTTCCTAGATACAAGCTTTGACACTATAAGTG GTTCTGGTGCAAACGGTGCTATCATACACTACAGAGCAGAACCAGATAGTTGTAGTGTTGTGGATGACAAGAAACTCTTCCTATTGGATAGTGGTGGTCAATACGTTGATGGAACAACTGATATAACGAGGACCGTACATTTTGGCGAACCTCCCTTGCGACAAAAAGAATGCTTTACTCGAGTTTTACAG GGTCATATAGCTCTTGATCAAGCAGTATTCCCTGAAAACACACCTGGTTTTGTCTTGGATGCATTTGCTCGTTCTTCCCTTTGGAAGATAGGACTGGATTACCGGCATG GAACTGGGCATGGTGTGGGAGCTGCATTAAATGTTCATGAAGGACCTCAAGGTATTAGCTTTCGATTTGGAAATATGACTCCCTTACAGAAAGGCATGATTGTTAGCAATGAACCTGGCTATTATGAAGACCATGCTTTTGGCATTCGGATTGAG AATCTCCTCGTTGTGAAAGAAGTTGACACGCCAAATCGTTTTGGAGGAATTGGATACCTGGGATTTGAAAAACTCACATTTGTCCCCATTCAG GCTAAATTGATTGACTTATCTTTGCTTTCTGCTGCGGAGTTTGATTGGCTTAACGATTATCATTCACAAGTTTGGGAGAAG GTGTCCCCGCTTGTGGATGGTTGTGCTCGTGAATGGCTTTGGAACAACACCAGACCACTTGTTAAGCTGTGA
- the LOC18772682 gene encoding protein AUXIN RESPONSE 4, producing the protein MVIITEEEEDQQRQEPKRSSEIKPTQPSKSKPTPSPTETPVAPQNGQNPFAFWFYFTFTVSLVTFFFISLSSLSPQDPKSWFLSLPTSLRQHYSKGRTIKVQTHSNQNPVEVFSTEQGPITAENVVIVHGLGLSSYSFRKVIESLGSKGVRAVAFDLPGNGFSDKSVVEVGEGPTGILGRFWYVCSEIQEKGLFWAFDEIIETGQIPYEEIESRMPKQKFVKPIEMGPDEIGKVLGQVIETVSLAPVHLVLHDSALGMLANWVLENSETVRSVTLIDTSSRSTGALPLWVLGVPVVREVVLRFSYAYTWLIKLCCSRGIDVLEVDAHRLLLKGRDGTKAIVGMGKKLNHSFDIAEWGGSDGLIGVPMQVLWSSSWSKEWSEEGNRVASALPQATFVTHSGGRWPQEDAADEVAENIAYFVSSLPASVRKVEEEPIPEHIQKMFDEAKSGEHHGHDDGHDHHHGHGHVHGTGYPDAYGLGHSHGW; encoded by the exons ATGGTGATCATcacagaggaagaggaagaccaACAACGACAAGAGCCGAAACGGTCATCAGAGATCAAACCAACCCAaccttcaaaatcaaaacccactCCTTCACCAACAGAAACACCAGTTGCCCCACAAAATGGTCAAAATCCATTCGCTTTCTGGTTCTACTTCACTTTTACAGTCTCTCTTGTgaccttcttcttcatttctctctcctctctgtcCCCACAAGACCCAAAGTCTTGGTTTTTGAGCTTGCCCACGTCTCTTCGCCAACACTACTCCAAGGGCCGCACTATAAAGGTTCAGACTCACTCAAACCAGAACCCCGTTGAAGTTTTTTCTACTGAGCAAGGTCCTATAACAGCAGAAAATGTTGTTATTGTTCATGGGCTGGGTCTTAGCTCCTACTCTTTTCGCAAAGTTATTGAATCTTTAGGCTCTAAAGGGGTTCGTGCGGTTGCGTTTGATTTACCTGGAAATGGGTTTTCGGATAAATCGGTGGTGGAGGTTGGAGAGGGACCAACTGGGATTTTAGGGAGGTTTTGGTATGTCTGTAGTGAAATTCAAGAGAAGGGTTTGTTTTGGGCATTTGATGAGATAATTGAAACTGGCCAGATTCCCTATGAAGAAATAGAATCTCGGATGCCAAAACAAAAGTTTGTAAAGCCAATTGAAATGGGTCCTGATGAGATTGGTAAGGTGTTGGGACAAGTGATTGAGACTGTAAGTTTGGCTCCTGTGCATTTGGTTTTGCATGATTCAGCTTTGGGGATGCTTGCAAATTGGGTTTTGGAGAATTCGGAAACCGTGAGGAGTGTGACGCTGATTGATACCTCATCCAGATCGACAGGTGCTTTGCctttgtgggttttgggagTGCCAGTGGTTAGGGAGGTtgtgttgaggttttcatatgcTTATACATGGTTGATTAAGCTGTGTTGCTCAAGGGGGATTGATGTTTTGGAAGTGGATGCGCATAGACTTCTTTTGAAGGGTAGGGATGGGACAAAAGCAATTGTTGGAATGGGGAAGAAGTTAAATCATAGCTTTGATATAGCAGAGTGGGGTGGCTCGGATGGACTGATAGGTGTGCCGATGCAAGTGCTTTGGTCTAGCAGTTGGTCCAAGGAATGGAGTGAAGAGGGAAACCGAGTTGCGAGTGCACTTCCACAGGCAACTTTTGTCACCCATTCTGGTGGACGGTGGCCTCAG GAAGACGCAGCTGATGAGGTAGCTGAAAATATTGCTTATTTTGTGTCCTCGCTGCCTGCATCTGTCAGAAAGGTTGAGGAAGAGCCCATCCCGGAGCATATTCAGAAGATGTTTGATGAAGCAAAAAGCGGTGAGCATCATGGTCATGATGATGGGCATGACCACCATCATGGTCATGGCCATGTTCATGGCACTGGTTATCCTGATGCATACGGTCTCGGCCACAGTCATGGATGGTGA